A single genomic interval of Noviherbaspirillum cavernae harbors:
- a CDS encoding DUF1415 domain-containing protein gives MQTQSGISANNEFIAATRVWLEKAVIGLNLCPFAKAVHIKNQIRYAVSAAQSAEELQADLVSELRTLAAADPDQIDTTLLIHPQVLNDFLDYNDFLDVVDATIDELGLAGDIQIASFHPDYQFAGTAADDIENHTNRSPYPMLHLLREASVERAVAAFPDASEIFERNMQTMRQLGADGWQRLGVARKPENRNDEPTN, from the coding sequence ATGCAAACGCAATCCGGCATCAGCGCCAACAATGAATTTATCGCGGCAACCCGAGTATGGCTTGAGAAGGCGGTGATCGGACTGAATCTCTGTCCGTTTGCCAAGGCTGTCCACATCAAGAATCAGATCCGCTACGCGGTCAGCGCGGCACAAAGCGCTGAAGAGTTGCAGGCCGATCTTGTTTCGGAACTACGCACGCTGGCAGCAGCCGATCCGGATCAGATCGACACGACGCTGCTGATCCACCCGCAGGTGCTGAACGATTTTCTCGACTACAACGATTTCCTGGATGTGGTCGACGCCACTATCGATGAACTTGGACTCGCCGGCGACATCCAGATAGCCAGTTTCCATCCTGACTATCAATTTGCAGGCACTGCCGCAGACGATATCGAGAACCATACCAACCGCTCGCCTTATCCGATGCTGCATTTGCTGCGCGAAGCCAGCGTCGAACGCGCCGTTGCGGCTTTCCCGGATGCATCCGAAATTTTTGAAAGGAATATGCAAACCATGCGCCAGCTTGGTGCAGACGGATGGCAACGCCTTGGAGTCGCCAGAAAACCCGAGAACAGAAACGACGAGCCAACGAACTAA